A single window of Deltaproteobacteria bacterium DNA harbors:
- a CDS encoding Glu/Leu/Phe/Val dehydrogenase, whose amino-acid sequence MQANFERIAHAINLDENIALRLRVPEKALIVSVPFRMDDGHVELVTGYRVQHNDTLGPCKGGIRYNAHVNLGEVSALAMMMTWKSAIIGLPLGGAKGGVAIDPNPLSRQELQRLTRRFTIEILNFIGPESDIPAPDMGTNEQVMAWIMDTYSQQKGHSIPGVVTGKPIDIGGSLGRKEAPGRGVVYTIISAAEKMKMKLDSKTRISVQGFGQVGGAAARKLEKIGCKVIAVSDASGGIYNANGLHYDSLTAYLNQNKFLKGYPEGDFISNEDLLEVDCDILVPAAIERVIHKDNAGKLKCKILAEGANGPTTNEADQIIRERDDIFVIPDILANAGGVVVSYFEWVQDLQNLFWKEKEINHRLWEMMSDAFERVYQTSLKEKVDMRTAALMTAIRKVSTSMLTRGLYP is encoded by the coding sequence ATGCAGGCCAATTTTGAACGCATCGCACACGCAATCAATCTCGATGAAAATATTGCTTTGCGGCTTCGTGTTCCGGAAAAAGCCCTCATCGTCAGCGTCCCTTTTAGAATGGATGACGGGCATGTGGAGTTGGTGACCGGTTATCGTGTTCAACATAATGATACTTTGGGTCCCTGCAAAGGCGGAATTCGCTACAATGCACATGTGAATCTGGGCGAGGTTTCCGCTCTTGCCATGATGATGACGTGGAAGAGCGCCATCATTGGTTTGCCTCTTGGCGGCGCCAAAGGGGGAGTGGCTATTGATCCAAATCCTCTCTCGCGCCAGGAATTGCAACGTCTGACTCGCCGCTTTACAATTGAAATTTTGAATTTTATCGGTCCCGAATCCGATATTCCCGCACCGGACATGGGAACCAATGAACAGGTGATGGCTTGGATCATGGATACCTACAGTCAACAAAAAGGGCACTCCATACCGGGTGTGGTGACCGGAAAACCAATTGATATCGGGGGTTCCCTTGGTCGCAAAGAAGCGCCGGGGCGCGGAGTTGTTTACACCATCATCAGCGCCGCCGAAAAAATGAAAATGAAACTGGATTCCAAAACGCGAATATCGGTTCAGGGATTCGGTCAGGTGGGAGGCGCGGCCGCTCGCAAGCTGGAAAAAATTGGCTGCAAAGTTATTGCGGTCAGTGATGCCTCCGGCGGAATTTATAATGCAAATGGTCTTCACTACGATTCTCTGACGGCCTATTTGAATCAGAATAAATTTTTGAAGGGTTATCCTGAAGGAGATTTTATCAGCAATGAAGATTTGCTGGAGGTTGATTGCGATATTTTGGTTCCGGCCGCCATTGAACGCGTGATTCACAAGGACAATGCCGGAAAGTTGAAGTGTAAGATTTTGGCGGAAGGAGCCAACGGTCCTACCACCAATGAAGCCGATCAAATCATTCGCGAACGCGATGATATTTTTGTCATTCCCGACATTCTTGCCAACGCGGGTGGTGTGGTAGTTTCCTACTTTGAATGGGTGCAGGATCTTCAAAATCTTTTCTGGAAAGAAAAAGAAATCAACCACCGTTTGTGGGAGATGATGTCGGATGCCTTTGAAAGAGTTTATCAAACGTCTCTTAAGGAAAAAGTTGACATGAGAACCGCGGCCCTGATGACAGCCATCCGTAAAGTCTCCACTTCCATGCTCACGCGCGGACTCTATCCTTGA
- the hemW gene encoding radical SAM family heme chaperone HemW, translating into MNPLALYIHIPFCLAKCPYCDFHSIAMKKGDVPHSIYAKNLIQQLENEVKRLELENRPLLSIFFGGGTPSLMPPQFFEKILSEISKVFVLDSRTEITVETNPKTATKSDFKKWLELGINRASIGVQSFQDPLLKKLGRIHSAKEAKDALQNCLSAGFENINMDLIFGIPTQTFKNLEADLETAMSFQIPHISAYQLTVEPATPLAGQVSRGEVEMPPEENLVKMISMVVRLLECGGWCRYEISNFAKPDFECRHNLQYWRYGDYLGLGEGSVSCVEKKRWRTMRNFKKEEEEIIDDKTAWKERWMMGLRLKEGVILTENEAQLWGPNLVQWSEEGWIRRFSNPDRVTLTSKGFLFCNQIVRAVFDLIDKEKKYDRCASHSSK; encoded by the coding sequence ATGAACCCTCTTGCCCTTTATATTCACATCCCATTCTGTCTCGCGAAATGTCCTTATTGTGATTTTCATTCCATCGCGATGAAAAAAGGGGACGTTCCCCATTCGATTTACGCCAAAAATTTAATCCAGCAGTTAGAAAACGAGGTAAAACGGCTGGAATTGGAAAATCGTCCATTACTTTCCATTTTTTTCGGCGGAGGGACGCCTTCGCTGATGCCGCCTCAATTTTTTGAAAAAATTCTTAGCGAAATTTCCAAAGTTTTTGTTTTGGATTCCCGAACGGAAATTACTGTTGAAACAAATCCCAAAACGGCGACAAAGAGTGATTTTAAAAAATGGCTTGAGCTTGGGATCAACCGCGCCTCCATTGGTGTTCAGTCTTTTCAGGATCCCTTGTTAAAAAAACTTGGAAGAATTCATTCGGCGAAAGAAGCCAAGGACGCTTTGCAAAATTGTTTGTCCGCGGGTTTTGAAAATATCAACATGGATTTGATTTTTGGTATTCCCACACAAACTTTCAAAAATTTGGAGGCGGATTTGGAGACGGCCATGTCTTTTCAAATCCCTCACATTTCCGCTTATCAGTTAACCGTGGAACCCGCGACACCTTTGGCTGGACAGGTATCGCGAGGTGAAGTTGAAATGCCTCCCGAAGAAAATTTGGTGAAAATGATTTCCATGGTTGTTCGACTGCTCGAATGCGGCGGTTGGTGCCGTTATGAAATTTCTAATTTTGCAAAACCGGATTTCGAGTGTCGCCATAATCTCCAGTATTGGCGTTATGGGGATTATTTAGGGTTGGGTGAGGGCTCTGTTTCCTGTGTTGAAAAAAAGAGATGGCGAACGATGCGCAATTTTAAAAAGGAAGAAGAAGAAATAATCGATGACAAAACGGCGTGGAAAGAAAGATGGATGATGGGATTAAGACTTAAAGAAGGAGTGATTTTAACAGAGAACGAAGCACAACTTTGGGGGCCAAATCTTGTCCAATGGAGCGAAGAAGGCTGGATTCGCCGCTTTTCGAATCCGGATCGGGTGACACTGACTTCCAAAGGATTTCTTTTTTGTAATCAGATTGTGAGAGCTGTTTTTGATCTTATTGACAAAGAGAAAAAATATGATAGGTGCGCCTCGCATTCATCAAAATGA